One part of the Treponema peruense genome encodes these proteins:
- the ruvA gene encoding Holliday junction branch migration protein RuvA codes for MFNSLTGTVTGKLPQKIFIDTHGIEWDITVPDSSSAAFAQVGQPCRVFTWLQHTDALMNLFGFASDSDRSLFFDLLKVDGIGPKGAIKIMGSICASDLARILESGDLEALQKVPGVGKKTAAKMLLQLKGKLTLSEIDSSSAAKSDSPYADLVSALSEMGYERKSAEKTVSEIVSRMTKDGSFEGKTDAQKEEILFRTAIVELAR; via the coding sequence ATGTTTAACAGCCTTACCGGTACTGTAACCGGCAAACTTCCTCAGAAAATTTTTATTGATACTCACGGAATAGAATGGGACATTACGGTTCCTGACAGTTCTTCTGCGGCTTTTGCACAGGTTGGGCAGCCGTGCCGTGTTTTTACCTGGCTTCAGCATACTGACGCTCTGATGAATCTTTTTGGTTTTGCTTCTGATTCTGACCGTTCACTTTTTTTTGATCTGCTTAAGGTTGACGGTATTGGTCCGAAGGGCGCAATAAAGATTATGGGAAGTATATGTGCTTCTGATTTGGCACGCATTCTTGAAAGCGGGGATCTGGAAGCGTTGCAGAAAGTTCCCGGTGTGGGTAAAAAGACTGCGGCAAAGATGCTGCTTCAGCTTAAGGGAAAACTTACTCTTTCTGAAATAGACTCTTCTTCTGCTGCAAAGTCTGATTCCCCTTATGCTGATTTGGTAAGTGCACTTTCTGAAATGGGATACGAGCGCAAGAGTGCAGAAAAAACTGTTTCTGAAATAGTTTCGCGCATGACCAAAGACGGTTCTTTTGAAGGAAAGACAGATGCCCAGAAGGAAGAAATTCTGTTCCGCACGGCTATTGTGGAGCTTGCAAGATGA